In a single window of the Bacillus mycoides genome:
- a CDS encoding YczE/YyaS/YitT family protein has protein sequence MLRFKLEYIFFIGGLLILAIGINMMTTITSFGLSPYDSFFIALYQNFGISIGFWIFMINFVFTLIVLFWDKKQITIGTIVTMILISLFVDWVGSITTIMDIIRSLPKYITLICGNLFVGAGIGLYVSTNLCAAPQEAFVLTVAEKKKWTFRRTEISLAFLFLTLSFLLDGPIYFGTIILSFTTGWIIQAFIQVGTQILNRKKPIKQAA, from the coding sequence ATGCTTCGATTCAAACTAGAATATATATTTTTCATTGGCGGTTTACTCATTCTCGCCATCGGTATTAATATGATGACGACAATTACTTCCTTTGGACTTAGCCCTTATGATTCCTTCTTTATTGCACTATATCAAAATTTTGGGATAAGTATTGGTTTTTGGATTTTCATGATTAACTTTGTTTTTACCCTGATCGTACTCTTTTGGGACAAAAAACAAATTACAATCGGCACAATTGTAACGATGATTCTTATTTCTCTTTTTGTTGATTGGGTTGGTTCTATTACGACCATTATGGACATTATCCGCTCTCTTCCAAAATATATAACACTTATTTGCGGAAACCTATTCGTCGGAGCCGGAATTGGTCTTTACGTCTCTACTAACCTTTGCGCAGCACCTCAAGAGGCTTTCGTTTTAACTGTTGCTGAGAAAAAGAAATGGACATTTAGAAGAACAGAAATTTCATTAGCTTTTTTATTTTTAACATTAAGCTTCTTATTAGATGGGCCGATCTATTTTGGAACAATTATCTTATCCTTTACAACAGGTTGGATTATTCAAGCATTTATTCAAGTTGGTACGCAAATTTTAAATAGAAAAAAACCTATTAAGCAAGCCGCTTAA
- a CDS encoding LacI family DNA-binding transcriptional regulator, whose protein sequence is MTNIRKIAELAGVSVSTVSRVLNNHPYVNEQKRKEILAIIEELNYTQNVNAIHLVKGKTNVIGVLLPHVNDQYYSAIIGGISKETAKNNYNMMLCQTNYSEEKELEILHMLKMKKLDGVIICSRTNSKEKLEEYTKFGPIVMCEEIDSNFISSVHIDYYKVFLRGMKSLIDAGHTRIGYCIGRSNSINSQRRKKAYEDSLQQIVVTPLDAWKFKGCFTVEDGRNVVREWARMSVKPTAFLVSCNHIAAGMVTEAKKQGIRIPEDITIIGCDDQEVANILGITTISHSSKNVGVKAFELLYEKINDEEIDVKHVELLPDLVDRETT, encoded by the coding sequence ATGACTAATATAAGAAAGATTGCTGAACTTGCTGGGGTATCTGTTTCAACTGTTTCACGTGTACTCAATAATCATCCGTATGTGAATGAACAGAAACGAAAAGAGATTTTAGCGATTATTGAAGAATTAAATTACACGCAAAATGTGAATGCGATTCATTTAGTGAAAGGAAAAACGAATGTAATTGGCGTTTTATTGCCGCACGTAAATGATCAATATTACAGTGCCATTATTGGGGGGATATCAAAGGAAACCGCAAAGAACAATTATAATATGATGCTTTGCCAGACAAATTATAGCGAAGAAAAAGAGCTTGAAATTTTACATATGTTAAAAATGAAAAAGCTTGATGGAGTAATTATATGTTCACGGACAAATAGTAAGGAAAAACTTGAAGAGTATACGAAGTTTGGTCCAATTGTGATGTGTGAAGAAATAGATTCGAATTTCATTTCGAGTGTACATATTGATTACTACAAAGTATTTTTGCGCGGGATGAAAAGCTTAATAGATGCTGGTCATACACGTATCGGATATTGCATTGGAAGAAGTAATAGTATTAATAGCCAGAGGCGAAAAAAGGCGTATGAGGATTCACTTCAACAGATTGTTGTAACACCGTTAGATGCCTGGAAGTTTAAGGGCTGTTTTACGGTGGAAGATGGGCGCAATGTAGTCAGGGAATGGGCTCGTATGTCTGTAAAACCGACGGCTTTTCTTGTATCTTGCAATCATATTGCTGCAGGAATGGTAACGGAGGCGAAAAAACAAGGAATTCGTATCCCAGAGGATATTACGATTATCGGATGTGATGATCAAGAGGTGGCAAATATATTAGGTATTACGACGATTTCGCATTCTAGTAAAAATGTTGGTGTAAAGGCATTTGAATTATTATATGAAAAGATTAATGATGAGGAAATAGATGTGAAACATGTAGAGTTATTACCAGATTTGGTAGATAGGGAAACGACATAA
- a CDS encoding SGNH/GDSL hydrolase family protein → MKIAFRKFVWYNYGQSIGAKRGFDMRSKLVKVILLITIASFCLFAYGFVSGVNDVLNPKASKLITKTDVVAKEKKKTGTLQVVSLGDSLTRGVGDKEGIGYIGRMKENLQKDYKQKVALSNLAVSGAKMPDLLKQIESSGAQYSIKQADVIVLTIGGNDLFPGWESLGKIDLETYRPDTETFQNEAKKIIEEIRKLNTDSPIFWLGLYNPFEDVEDLRGSSNIVVDWNASLEKLALNDKNVYITPTFDLFQNRGKDLLYSDHFHPNEVGYTYMAERLVQNVVSKLKLEQGGIK, encoded by the coding sequence GTGAAAATCGCTTTTCGAAAATTCGTTTGGTATAATTATGGACAATCTATAGGGGCTAAAAGGGGTTTTGATATGAGATCAAAATTAGTAAAAGTAATTCTACTCATTACAATTGCGTCTTTCTGTTTATTTGCATACGGTTTTGTTTCGGGTGTAAATGATGTATTAAATCCGAAAGCTTCAAAATTAATTACGAAGACTGACGTAGTGGCAAAAGAGAAAAAGAAAACGGGAACGTTACAAGTAGTTAGTTTAGGTGATTCGTTAACGCGCGGCGTTGGTGATAAAGAAGGAATTGGCTATATTGGACGAATGAAAGAGAATTTACAAAAAGATTATAAACAAAAAGTTGCACTAAGCAATTTGGCAGTTAGTGGTGCGAAAATGCCTGATTTATTAAAACAAATCGAAAGCAGCGGAGCTCAATATTCAATTAAGCAAGCAGATGTAATTGTTTTAACAATTGGAGGAAATGATTTATTCCCAGGATGGGAATCGCTCGGAAAGATAGATTTAGAGACGTATCGTCCTGATACGGAAACGTTTCAAAATGAAGCGAAGAAAATTATAGAAGAAATTCGTAAATTAAACACAGATAGTCCTATTTTTTGGCTAGGTTTATACAATCCTTTTGAGGATGTAGAAGATTTAAGAGGTTCATCAAATATTGTTGTTGATTGGAATGCTTCTTTAGAGAAGTTAGCATTAAATGATAAAAATGTATATATTACACCGACATTTGATTTATTCCAAAATCGTGGAAAAGATTTATTATACTCCGATCATTTTCATCCGAATGAAGTAGGCTACACATATATGGCAGAGCGATTAGTCCAAAACGTCGTAAGTAAATTAAAACTAGAGCAAGGAGGGATAAAATGA
- a CDS encoding ABC transporter ATP-binding protein, which produces MTTILSVRDLKKVIGKKTLVEDISFDVKQGEVFGFLGPNGAGKTTTIRMLVGLIKATEGTISIGGYSIKENFREAMRQIGSIVENPELYTYLTGWENLKQFARMLGDISDERIIEIAKMVHLDERIHDKVKTYSLGMKQRLGIAQALLGNPKLLILDEPTNGLDPAGIRELREFIHKLVKEENMSVFISSHLLSEVQLICDRVAIIHKGKMITVAPIEELIKTASDRVEWVVTPISKAKDMLDAAEEIEEVSVEDERLLCRMDVASINVWNKHFVENGIDVHSVKELVFTLEDLFIELTRGEQHA; this is translated from the coding sequence ATGACGACGATACTTTCTGTACGAGACTTGAAGAAGGTAATTGGAAAGAAGACGCTTGTAGAGGACATTTCATTTGATGTAAAACAAGGAGAAGTGTTTGGCTTTTTAGGACCGAACGGAGCCGGGAAAACGACAACAATTCGAATGTTAGTTGGACTGATTAAAGCGACAGAAGGTACTATTTCTATCGGTGGTTATTCTATTAAGGAAAATTTCAGAGAAGCGATGCGTCAAATTGGAAGTATAGTTGAAAACCCAGAGCTTTATACATATTTAACGGGATGGGAAAACTTAAAGCAATTTGCGCGCATGCTTGGTGATATATCAGATGAACGTATTATTGAAATTGCAAAAATGGTTCATTTAGATGAGCGTATTCACGATAAGGTAAAAACATATTCCCTTGGTATGAAGCAGCGCCTTGGAATTGCACAGGCGCTACTTGGAAACCCGAAATTGCTCATATTAGATGAACCGACGAATGGTTTAGATCCAGCTGGGATTAGAGAACTTAGGGAATTTATACATAAGCTTGTAAAAGAAGAAAATATGAGTGTATTTATTTCGAGTCACTTGCTAAGTGAAGTGCAACTGATATGCGACCGTGTTGCTATTATTCATAAAGGAAAAATGATAACAGTTGCACCTATTGAAGAGTTGATCAAAACAGCGAGTGATCGTGTGGAATGGGTCGTTACACCGATTTCCAAAGCGAAAGACATGTTAGACGCTGCTGAAGAGATAGAGGAAGTTAGTGTAGAAGATGAGCGTTTATTATGTCGTATGGATGTTGCGTCTATTAATGTTTGGAATAAGCATTTTGTAGAAAACGGGATAGATGTACATAGCGTCAAAGAGCTTGTATTTACGCTAGAAGATTTATTTATTGAACTCACAAGGGGTGAGCAACATGCGTGA
- a CDS encoding ABC transporter permease encodes MREFANLVLNESEKIYRKKRIVVVMLILAILIPLFVYAQYREIETTQKRLGTTDWKVSLQQQIVDSQNRLNNSRLPEEWRDWLKVRVEQQQYYLDHNINPTAPGAPTFVRAFIEQGITLFIPLLVMIVAIDIVSGERSDGTMKMLLTRPIRRWKILLSKYVTMLFFISLILLLVGLFAYALSGLVFGYSGWNLPVLTGFVIDKETLNTNFVHLIPQWQYILMAYGLAWFVAIVVGTISFMVSVLIRNTPAGMGVMLAALIAGGILSSFATSWEGAKYIFSVNLSLTDYLSGKLPALQGLSMGFSLINLTVWAVVSLIISFVVFTRQDMVN; translated from the coding sequence ATGCGTGAATTTGCGAATCTAGTTTTAAATGAATCAGAAAAGATTTATCGTAAGAAACGAATTGTTGTTGTCATGCTTATTTTAGCAATCTTGATTCCACTTTTTGTGTATGCTCAGTATCGTGAAATAGAAACGACGCAAAAAAGGCTTGGTACGACCGATTGGAAAGTATCATTACAGCAACAAATTGTTGATTCACAAAACCGCTTGAACAATTCTAGATTGCCAGAAGAATGGCGGGATTGGTTAAAAGTAAGAGTGGAACAACAACAATATTATTTAGATCACAATATTAATCCGACTGCGCCAGGAGCACCGACATTTGTGAGGGCGTTTATTGAACAAGGAATAACGTTATTTATTCCATTGCTCGTTATGATTGTCGCCATTGATATTGTTTCAGGAGAACGAAGCGATGGTACGATGAAAATGCTTCTGACGAGGCCAATTCGGCGCTGGAAAATACTCCTTAGTAAATATGTGACGATGTTATTTTTCATTTCGCTCATATTGCTTCTTGTCGGTTTGTTTGCTTACGCATTATCAGGGCTTGTATTTGGATACTCTGGATGGAATTTACCTGTGTTAACAGGATTCGTCATTGATAAGGAAACGTTAAATACAAACTTTGTACACCTTATTCCGCAGTGGCAATACATTTTAATGGCGTACGGACTAGCTTGGTTTGTTGCTATCGTTGTTGGAACTATATCATTTATGGTCTCTGTTTTAATTCGTAATACACCAGCTGGTATGGGCGTTATGTTAGCTGCGTTAATTGCAGGCGGCATTTTAAGTTCATTCGCAACGTCTTGGGAAGGTGCGAAATACATTTTTAGTGTCAACTTATCGCTAACGGATTATTTATCAGGAAAACTTCCTGCATTACAAGGGTTATCAATGGGATTTTCTTTAATAAATTTAACGGTTTGGGCAGTAGTATCTCTTATCATTTCGTTTGTAGTATTTACAAGGCAGGATATGGTGAATTAA
- a CDS encoding uracil-DNA glycosylase — translation MENILQNDWGPLLGPEFEKEYYQNLANFLKEEYEEHVIYPKVEDIFNALQYTSYENTKVVILGQDPYHGPNQAHGLSFSVQPGIKTPPSLLNMYKELRDEYGYEIPNNGYLVKWAEQGVLLLNTVLTVRQGEANSHKGKGWEHFTDRVIELLNEREKPVIFILWGRHAQAKKKLITNTNHRIIESVHPSPLSARRGFFGSKPYSKVNTILANMGEREIDWEIPNL, via the coding sequence ATGGAAAACATTTTGCAGAATGATTGGGGACCATTACTGGGGCCAGAATTTGAGAAAGAATACTATCAAAATTTAGCTAACTTTTTAAAAGAAGAGTATGAGGAGCATGTGATTTATCCAAAGGTAGAAGATATTTTTAACGCTCTTCAGTATACAAGTTATGAAAATACAAAGGTCGTTATTTTAGGACAAGACCCATATCATGGACCGAATCAAGCGCATGGTTTAAGCTTTTCGGTACAACCTGGTATTAAAACGCCGCCATCATTGCTAAATATGTACAAAGAACTTCGAGATGAATACGGTTATGAAATTCCGAATAATGGTTATTTAGTAAAATGGGCGGAGCAAGGGGTTTTACTATTAAATACTGTGTTAACGGTTCGTCAAGGTGAGGCGAATTCTCATAAAGGAAAAGGATGGGAGCATTTCACAGATCGCGTAATTGAGCTATTAAATGAACGTGAAAAGCCAGTTATTTTCATATTATGGGGACGCCATGCTCAGGCGAAGAAAAAGTTAATTACGAATACGAATCATCGTATTATCGAGTCCGTACATCCAAGTCCATTATCAGCAAGACGAGGTTTCTTTGGAAGTAAGCCGTACTCTAAAGTAAATACGATTTTAGCTAATATGGGCGAAAGAGAAATTGATTGGGAAATTCCAAATTTATAA